The Virgibacillus dokdonensis genome includes a window with the following:
- the rlmN gene encoding 23S rRNA (adenine(2503)-C(2))-methyltransferase RlmN has product MSKSSIYGLTYEQLKDWLMEHGQQRFRVDQVWNWLYKKRIHQFSDMKNVNKQTIALLEEHFVLGTLEEEIKQESKDGTIKFLFRLADGNLIETVLMRFNYGLSVCVTTQVGCNIGCSFCASGLLSKSRDLTSGEIVEQIMMVQKHLDTREKDERVSHIVVMGIGEPLDNFTHLMDFIYVVNDDKGLNIGARHITVSTSGLAHKIYQFADTGVQVNLAISLHAPNNELRRNIMKINKAFPIEKLMKSVDYYLEKTNRRITYEYIMLKDVNDHEEEAIQLAKLLKNHRKLAYVNLIPYNPVDEHSHYQRSDSETIQAFFETLKDQGIHCGVRWENGADIDAACGQLRSKQIKKETAK; this is encoded by the coding sequence ATGAGTAAATCATCCATTTATGGATTAACATATGAACAGCTGAAGGATTGGCTCATGGAACATGGGCAGCAACGATTTCGTGTCGATCAGGTGTGGAACTGGCTGTATAAGAAACGTATTCATCAATTTTCGGACATGAAAAATGTGAACAAACAGACGATCGCGCTGTTGGAAGAGCATTTTGTACTAGGAACGTTAGAAGAAGAAATAAAGCAGGAATCAAAAGACGGCACGATTAAATTTTTGTTTCGTTTAGCAGATGGTAACTTAATTGAAACGGTGTTAATGCGGTTTAATTATGGTTTATCTGTTTGTGTAACCACACAGGTAGGCTGTAATATTGGCTGTAGCTTCTGTGCAAGTGGGTTATTAAGCAAAAGCCGCGACTTAACAAGTGGGGAAATCGTCGAACAGATTATGATGGTGCAAAAGCATTTAGATACGCGGGAAAAAGATGAAAGAGTAAGCCATATTGTTGTCATGGGTATCGGTGAACCGTTGGATAATTTTACTCATTTGATGGATTTCATATATGTTGTCAATGATGATAAAGGTTTAAACATTGGAGCTAGACATATTACCGTATCGACAAGCGGGCTCGCTCATAAAATTTATCAATTTGCCGATACAGGTGTGCAAGTAAATTTAGCGATTTCCCTTCATGCACCAAACAATGAATTGCGCCGCAATATTATGAAGATTAATAAGGCGTTTCCTATTGAAAAGCTGATGAAGTCTGTTGATTACTATTTGGAAAAGACGAATCGTCGTATTACGTATGAATATATTATGCTGAAAGATGTTAATGATCATGAGGAAGAAGCGATACAGTTGGCTAAGTTATTGAAGAATCACCGTAAATTAGCCTATGTGAATTTGATTCCTTACAATCCGGTAGACGAGCACAGTCATTATCAACGTAGTGATTCGGAAACCATTCAAGCGTTTTTTGAAACATTAAAGGATCAAGGTATTCATTGTGGCGTACGTTGGGAAAATGGAGCCGATATTGACGCTGCTTGTGGTCAATTAAGAAGTAAACAAATCAAAAAAGAAACAGCAAAATAA
- a CDS encoding IS1182 family transposase — translation MTNKRIIQAQYTQTAANYQLYLSMDVEEMIPMDDSVRLHCLLCERMDYRELLQAYASKGRKPAVDPVILFKVITYTASQKIYSSRGIEKACRRDINFRWLLQGYAAPDHSTISRFKQKYLTDTVMEQLFFQQVVWLYQQEAITGETIYIEAYANRYSFVWKKAITKHEAKMYTKWQALLEQINTTYCQIFTSPYETFLEDLKKVLVFLEKVKAKENITFVYGKGKRKTVLQRYHEQVKEMLQRKEHYDTSNQIMGEKRNSYSKTDHNATFMRMKDDPMRNGQLKPAYNVQAAVDAEFIVGINAFSDRNDTTTLIPMLQYVKEHLPFTYRNIVADSGYESEENYVYLKKQKQTAYIKPQNHERKKKASFKKDIRHRENMAYDKSTDTYTCVNNQQLHAIRNYTRTSQTGYQSKVTVYECEDCTGCPLKEKCTKAKGNRQLHVAKEFLAYRETAQENILTETGTLYRMNRSIQVEGTFGVLKEDYHLKKFRTRGTGNVRNELLILAFGYNLNKIHTKIQANRLNLYYHPLKTA, via the coding sequence ATGACAAATAAAAGAATAATACAAGCCCAGTATACGCAAACTGCAGCAAATTATCAATTATATTTATCGATGGATGTAGAAGAAATGATTCCTATGGATGATTCGGTCCGGCTCCACTGCCTCTTATGTGAAAGGATGGATTATAGAGAACTACTACAGGCATACGCTTCCAAAGGGAGAAAACCAGCAGTCGATCCAGTCATTCTATTTAAGGTCATTACCTACACAGCCTCGCAAAAAATCTACTCTTCCCGAGGGATAGAAAAAGCATGTCGTCGGGATATCAATTTCCGTTGGCTTCTTCAAGGGTATGCAGCTCCTGATCATTCTACTATCAGTCGTTTCAAGCAAAAATATCTGACCGATACGGTGATGGAACAGCTCTTCTTTCAACAAGTCGTGTGGCTTTATCAACAAGAGGCGATTACCGGTGAAACCATCTATATCGAAGCGTATGCCAACCGGTATTCTTTCGTATGGAAAAAGGCAATCACCAAACATGAAGCTAAGATGTATACCAAATGGCAAGCCCTGCTGGAACAGATCAATACAACATACTGTCAGATTTTCACCAGTCCTTACGAGACTTTTTTAGAAGATTTGAAAAAAGTGCTTGTTTTCCTGGAGAAAGTAAAAGCGAAAGAAAACATCACGTTCGTTTATGGAAAAGGGAAAAGAAAAACGGTCCTTCAACGTTATCATGAACAAGTAAAGGAAATGCTTCAACGTAAAGAACACTACGATACTTCCAATCAGATTATGGGAGAGAAACGAAACAGTTATTCTAAAACAGACCATAATGCCACGTTTATGCGAATGAAAGATGATCCTATGAGGAATGGTCAACTCAAACCAGCTTATAATGTCCAAGCTGCCGTGGATGCGGAATTTATCGTTGGGATCAATGCGTTTTCCGATCGAAACGACACAACAACATTGATTCCAATGCTTCAATACGTAAAGGAACATCTTCCCTTTACCTATCGCAACATCGTCGCAGATTCTGGATATGAAAGCGAAGAAAATTACGTGTATTTAAAGAAGCAAAAACAGACGGCCTATATCAAGCCGCAAAATCATGAACGCAAGAAAAAAGCTTCTTTCAAAAAGGACATCAGACACCGAGAAAACATGGCTTATGATAAAAGCACAGATACCTATACCTGTGTCAATAACCAGCAGCTGCATGCCATTAGAAACTACACGCGAACCTCGCAGACTGGCTATCAATCTAAGGTAACCGTCTACGAATGTGAAGATTGTACAGGTTGTCCGCTCAAAGAAAAATGTACAAAAGCGAAAGGGAATCGCCAACTGCATGTAGCTAAGGAATTTCTGGCATACCGGGAAACAGCGCAAGAAAATATTCTAACAGAAACAGGCACACTGTACCGTATGAATCGTTCCATTCAAGTGGAAGGAACGTTCGGCGTACTGAAGGAAGATTATCATTTGAAGAAATTTCGTACGCGAGGAACAGGTAATGTACGAAACGAACTTTTAATCCTGGCATTTGGTTATAATCTCAATAAAATACATACGAAAATCCAAGCTAATCGCCTAAACCTCTATTATCATCCATTAAAGACAGCTTAA
- a CDS encoding thiol-disulfide oxidoreductase DCC family protein, which yields MSKKIILFDGVCHFCDQSVQFILQRDKQEQFLFASLQGDAGQKLVQKYNIPNDLSSLILIDNTKYYNKSTAALRICKELLGGWKFLYVFIVLPKPIRDFFYDRIANNRYRWFGKKDSCELPPPHVRKRFL from the coding sequence ATGAGCAAAAAAATCATTCTCTTTGACGGTGTCTGTCATTTCTGTGATCAAAGCGTGCAATTTATTTTACAACGCGATAAACAAGAACAATTTTTATTTGCTTCCTTACAAGGCGACGCCGGTCAGAAATTGGTACAAAAATATAACATTCCTAATGATTTAAGCAGTTTAATATTGATCGATAACACTAAGTACTACAATAAATCAACAGCTGCACTACGTATTTGCAAAGAGTTATTAGGCGGTTGGAAATTCCTATATGTCTTTATTGTTCTGCCTAAGCCCATTCGCGACTTCTTTTACGACCGCATTGCTAATAACCGCTATCGTTGGTTTGGAAAAAAAGATAGCTGCGAACTTCCACCACCACATGTTAGAAAACGATTTCTGTAG
- a CDS encoding catalase, with the protein MSDHKQGQTKQEQLDAYRVDDKGKKMTTNQGLNVSEDEFSLKAGVRGPTIMEDFHFREKMTHFDHERIPERVVHARGYAAHGVFEVYESMEQYTKADFLKEKGKQTPVFVRFSTVAGSKGSGELARDVRGIATKFYTEEGNYDLVGNNMPVFFIQDAIKFPDLIHAVKPEPHTGIPQAASAHDTFWDFVANNQETAHMVMWQMSDRAIPRSFRMMEGFGVHTFRFVNEMGEATFVKFHWKPKLGVHSTVWDEAQKINGKNPDFHRQDLYEAIENGAYPEFELGVQLISEEDANAFDYDILDPTKIWPEEEVPVKIIGKMTLNRNVDNVFAETEQVAFHPGHVVPGIDFTNDPLLQGRLFSYTDTQLIRLGGPNFHELPINRPVCPFHNNQRDGYGRHTINVGQVSYHKNALAENTPEPASPEEGGYEHYQEKVEGRKIRARSESFKDHFSQAALFWNSMSEIEKQHIIDAFSFELGKVESKEVQQQVINMFAHVSLEMVQEIAANIGVTAPKEGGSPVSKVSPALSQENTTKTAVTRNVAVLLDNGFHTDSVISVIHGLKKQGIRPFVVANKRGAIVGEDSNTVEANASFLTVDSVLFDAVYVAGSKQMSDRFYQQATHFIQEAFHHCKPIGAGSDGVSLIEDCRIHQAKGVITASDVDNFVDTFSDAVAQHRFWDREVQV; encoded by the coding sequence ATGTCAGACCATAAACAAGGTCAAACAAAACAAGAACAATTAGATGCTTACCGTGTTGATGATAAAGGGAAAAAGATGACCACGAACCAAGGATTAAACGTATCCGAGGATGAGTTCTCATTAAAAGCCGGAGTACGTGGACCGACCATTATGGAAGACTTTCATTTTCGGGAAAAAATGACCCATTTTGATCATGAGCGTATACCTGAACGGGTGGTACATGCAAGAGGATATGCAGCACATGGCGTTTTTGAAGTGTATGAATCAATGGAGCAATATACAAAAGCCGATTTCTTAAAAGAAAAAGGGAAACAAACACCCGTATTTGTAAGATTTTCAACGGTTGCTGGATCAAAAGGGTCTGGAGAACTAGCTCGCGATGTAAGGGGAATTGCTACGAAATTTTATACGGAAGAAGGAAATTATGATTTAGTGGGAAATAATATGCCTGTTTTTTTTATCCAAGATGCCATTAAATTTCCTGATTTAATTCATGCTGTGAAGCCCGAGCCACATACGGGTATACCGCAAGCCGCTTCTGCCCATGATACGTTTTGGGATTTTGTAGCAAATAATCAAGAAACAGCACATATGGTGATGTGGCAAATGTCAGATCGAGCCATTCCACGTAGTTTTCGCATGATGGAAGGGTTTGGCGTGCACACATTTCGGTTTGTAAATGAGATGGGAGAAGCTACGTTTGTGAAATTTCATTGGAAGCCAAAGCTAGGCGTGCATTCAACTGTCTGGGATGAAGCACAAAAAATAAATGGGAAAAATCCAGATTTCCATCGTCAAGATTTGTATGAGGCGATTGAAAACGGAGCTTACCCTGAATTTGAGTTAGGTGTGCAACTAATTTCAGAAGAAGACGCCAATGCATTCGATTACGATATATTAGACCCAACTAAAATTTGGCCAGAAGAGGAAGTTCCAGTTAAAATTATTGGCAAAATGACCTTAAATCGAAATGTAGATAATGTTTTTGCTGAAACGGAGCAAGTAGCGTTTCACCCAGGTCATGTAGTTCCTGGCATTGATTTTACGAATGATCCTTTATTACAAGGACGATTGTTCTCCTATACCGATACACAATTAATTCGACTCGGAGGACCTAATTTTCATGAGCTACCAATTAATCGCCCCGTTTGCCCGTTCCACAATAATCAACGGGATGGCTATGGTAGGCATACGATTAATGTAGGGCAAGTGAGTTATCATAAAAACGCACTAGCGGAAAACACGCCAGAACCTGCTTCTCCAGAAGAAGGCGGATATGAGCACTACCAAGAAAAAGTGGAAGGGAGAAAGATTCGTGCAAGAAGTGAAAGCTTCAAGGATCATTTTTCTCAAGCTGCTCTGTTTTGGAATAGTATGAGTGAGATAGAAAAACAACATATTATAGACGCTTTCAGTTTTGAATTAGGAAAGGTAGAAAGTAAAGAAGTACAACAACAAGTAATAAATATGTTTGCCCATGTTAGTTTAGAGATGGTACAAGAAATTGCTGCAAACATTGGTGTCACCGCTCCAAAAGAAGGTGGTTCGCCGGTAAGTAAAGTTTCACCTGCTCTCAGTCAAGAAAACACAACGAAAACAGCAGTAACACGAAATGTAGCTGTTCTTTTAGATAATGGCTTCCATACCGACAGTGTAATTTCTGTTATACATGGATTGAAAAAACAAGGAATTCGTCCTTTCGTAGTTGCGAATAAGCGTGGGGCGATTGTTGGGGAGGATAGCAACACCGTTGAAGCAAATGCTAGCTTTTTAACCGTAGATTCTGTTCTTTTTGATGCGGTTTATGTAGCTGGAAGTAAACAAATGAGTGACCGCTTCTACCAACAAGCGACGCATTTTATTCAAGAAGCATTCCACCATTGCAAGCCAATAGGAGCAGGTAGTGACGGGGTTTCTTTAATAGAAGATTGTCGTATACATCAGGCAAAAGGTGTGATTACGGCGTCTGATGTGGACAACTTTGTGGATACATTTAGCGATGCAGTGGCACAACATCGGTTCTGGGATAGAGAGGTTCAAGTATAA
- the fdhD gene encoding formate dehydrogenase accessory sulfurtransferase FdhD: MSDNLADWEIIRFHDGAATKELTSVAEEYPITIMINGEEFATMVCSPEHVEELIVGFLASEGVILQYHAIQRMNVDVKTGFAYLEINKLPDMYQFDHSKRIIGSCCGKSRQFYFKNDVKTAKTMMSNLRISCKQCLQLMEQLQQASMQFHQTGGVHNAALASVNGVELVRTDIGRHNALDKLYGHMLMNHLNINDKVIVFSGRISSEVLLKISKMRVSILISKSAPTKLALQLAEDLGITVIGFARKGSMNVYTHSSRVEEIVYAQK; the protein is encoded by the coding sequence ATGTCTGATAATTTAGCAGATTGGGAAATTATTCGTTTTCATGACGGAGCAGCTACAAAAGAGTTAACATCCGTGGCGGAGGAATATCCGATCACGATTATGATTAACGGTGAAGAATTCGCTACCATGGTTTGCTCTCCAGAACACGTCGAAGAACTGATCGTCGGCTTTCTTGCTTCAGAAGGAGTGATTTTGCAATATCATGCCATCCAACGTATGAATGTAGATGTAAAAACAGGATTTGCTTACTTGGAAATCAACAAACTTCCTGATATGTATCAATTCGATCATTCCAAACGTATTATTGGCTCTTGTTGCGGGAAAAGTCGGCAATTTTATTTTAAGAATGATGTAAAAACAGCCAAAACGATGATGTCCAACCTACGCATCTCTTGTAAGCAATGTTTACAACTTATGGAACAATTACAACAAGCTTCCATGCAGTTTCATCAAACAGGTGGCGTGCATAATGCAGCTTTAGCTTCTGTTAATGGTGTCGAACTCGTTCGTACAGACATTGGTCGCCATAATGCGCTTGATAAGTTGTACGGTCATATGTTAATGAACCATTTGAACATAAACGATAAAGTTATAGTATTCAGTGGGCGCATCTCTTCTGAGGTATTGTTAAAAATTTCCAAAATGCGTGTGAGTATTCTTATATCTAAGTCCGCTCCTACTAAACTTGCTTTACAGTTAGCCGAAGACTTAGGGATTACAGTCATTGGCTTTGCTAGAAAAGGGTCTATGAATGTGTATACACACAGTAGCCGCGTAGAAGAAATCGTCTACGCTCAGAAGTAA
- a CDS encoding FdhF/YdeP family oxidoreductase encodes MGKTKHTGPIKLSKKPDPSLWVSKVPFGLGKVKPHHIRDTIKVAWENKDRLPYATRILTQGVCDGCALGVQGLKDQTLTGPHLCTTRLNVLRLNTMPAINKAILHADIDELRKMNSTELRQLGRIPYPLIRKPYDQKFQRISWNEALDYIAKKMRALHPKQLSFYSTSRGITNETYYVLGKVARFLGTNNIDNASRICHSPSKTALTRSVGVGASTCNYKDWIGTEVLLFWGSVAANNQPVSTKYMYAAKKQGTKIIVINPYHEPSMDEYWIPSIGESALFGTKIADDVYQVNIGGDIAFMHGIMKHWFEMENEKPGSALDHAFIQAHVNGLDALQRKVEAHTWEQLEQSSGISKQRMIELASLLANSKSAVFVWSMGLTQHRFGTDNISQVANLALLRGFLGREHCGLMPIRGHSGVQGSGEMGADPFSLPGGSMNDEQRERVEKVWNFDIPTWQGDIVGESLEHAHLPEEHERKLKLYYMSGGNFLETMPNPDYIQSCLEQVELRVHQDIIFNTSTLVDAKEAVIVLPAMTRYEQPGGGTSTSTERMVYFSPEIKGPRIEEARSEWEVYVDVAKRVRPEAKDIIHFKDARAIREEIAKAAPNYDGIQHLNEKGDLFQWGGAWLCEDGVCPTTDGKGNLIAMDIPELRKPEGHFYVTTRRGKQFNSMIYSETDPFNNAHRDDILVSKQDADTLDIQDGENVVVYNQHGLYAGRAKFAPVKTGNLEVHWPEGNVLIPKGIYEQYAGIPEYNTAVILEKAVTYYAQKDVKYAEKRVEELEIDSH; translated from the coding sequence ATGGGGAAAACAAAGCACACTGGCCCAATTAAGTTGTCCAAAAAGCCTGATCCATCGCTTTGGGTAAGCAAGGTTCCATTTGGTTTAGGAAAAGTAAAACCGCATCATATTCGCGACACAATAAAGGTTGCTTGGGAAAATAAAGACAGACTTCCTTATGCCACTCGTATCCTTACACAAGGAGTATGCGACGGTTGCGCACTTGGCGTACAAGGACTCAAAGATCAGACGTTAACTGGACCACATCTTTGCACGACACGTCTAAACGTTCTTCGTTTAAATACGATGCCAGCTATAAACAAAGCTATCTTGCATGCTGATATAGATGAATTGCGAAAAATGAACAGCACAGAACTACGTCAGCTCGGTCGCATCCCTTATCCGCTTATTCGCAAGCCATATGATCAAAAGTTTCAACGTATTTCCTGGAACGAAGCACTAGACTATATTGCTAAAAAAATGCGTGCCCTTCATCCAAAACAGCTTTCCTTTTACTCCACCTCACGTGGCATTACGAATGAAACCTATTATGTACTCGGAAAAGTCGCTCGGTTTCTTGGAACGAATAATATTGATAATGCATCTAGAATATGCCACTCGCCATCTAAAACAGCATTGACTCGTTCTGTAGGGGTTGGCGCCTCAACTTGCAATTATAAAGATTGGATCGGTACAGAAGTTCTACTATTTTGGGGTTCTGTTGCAGCAAATAACCAACCCGTTTCTACTAAATATATGTATGCCGCTAAAAAGCAAGGAACAAAGATCATTGTTATCAACCCTTACCACGAACCATCCATGGACGAATATTGGATCCCTTCTATTGGAGAGTCCGCTTTATTTGGAACGAAAATAGCTGATGATGTTTACCAAGTAAATATTGGTGGTGATATTGCCTTTATGCACGGCATTATGAAGCATTGGTTTGAAATGGAGAATGAAAAGCCAGGATCAGCGTTGGACCATGCATTTATTCAGGCACATGTCAATGGTTTGGACGCTTTACAAAGAAAGGTAGAAGCTCATACGTGGGAACAATTAGAGCAATCGTCCGGCATCTCTAAACAAAGAATGATAGAATTAGCGTCGCTCCTAGCAAATTCAAAATCTGCTGTGTTTGTCTGGTCTATGGGTCTGACCCAACATCGTTTTGGAACCGATAACATCTCACAAGTTGCCAATCTAGCTTTGTTACGCGGGTTTCTTGGACGTGAACATTGCGGCTTAATGCCTATAAGAGGACATTCTGGTGTGCAAGGCTCTGGTGAAATGGGAGCAGACCCCTTCTCTTTACCAGGAGGAAGCATGAATGATGAGCAACGGGAACGTGTAGAAAAAGTATGGAATTTTGATATTCCCACTTGGCAAGGAGACATTGTCGGCGAATCTCTAGAGCACGCTCACTTACCAGAGGAACATGAACGAAAATTAAAGCTCTACTATATGTCGGGAGGGAATTTTCTTGAAACAATGCCAAATCCTGATTATATTCAATCATGCTTAGAACAAGTTGAACTTCGAGTGCATCAAGATATTATCTTCAATACGTCTACACTTGTAGATGCAAAGGAAGCAGTCATCGTTTTGCCAGCGATGACACGCTATGAGCAACCTGGAGGTGGGACGTCTACCTCTACGGAAAGAATGGTCTATTTCTCCCCAGAAATTAAGGGTCCACGTATAGAAGAGGCTCGTTCTGAATGGGAGGTTTATGTGGATGTAGCAAAGCGAGTAAGACCTGAAGCAAAAGACATTATTCATTTTAAAGATGCACGTGCGATCCGTGAAGAAATTGCCAAAGCCGCCCCAAACTATGATGGCATACAGCATTTAAATGAAAAAGGCGATCTTTTCCAATGGGGAGGGGCTTGGCTCTGTGAAGATGGCGTTTGCCCGACTACAGATGGCAAGGGGAATCTTATCGCGATGGATATTCCAGAATTAAGAAAGCCAGAAGGGCATTTTTACGTTACGACTCGTCGAGGAAAACAGTTCAACTCGATGATTTATAGTGAAACGGATCCGTTTAACAATGCACACCGAGATGATATTTTAGTGAGTAAACAAGATGCAGACACACTTGATATTCAAGATGGAGAAAACGTAGTCGTTTATAACCAGCACGGTTTATATGCTGGCCGCGCTAAATTCGCCCCTGTCAAAACGGGCAATCTAGAAGTACATTGGCCAGAAGGGAATGTCCTTATTCCAAAAGGCATTTACGAACAATATGCAGGTATCCCTGAATATAATACAGCAGTCATTTTAGAAAAAGCAGTTACGTATTATGCACAAAAAGATGTGAAGTACGCAGAGAAGCGCGTAGAAGAACTGGAAATAGATAGTCATTAG
- a CDS encoding DUF421 domain-containing protein, with translation MEWSWVWKAVLIIIGGTLLLRLAGRKSISQMTLAQTVIMIGIGSLLIQPLAGKNIWTTLGVGTVLVLTLIVMEFAQIKSDSFEGIITGKSKVLIHNGVIQYDQLKKLRLTTDQLEMNLRQKNISRIEDVEWATLEANGQIGYALKPEAQPATKGDIQQLYTEIKNVQHHLLAQSRTLGSGAGEKFQSPSNLFQEVADKGHDSNTTPPHQFD, from the coding sequence ATGGAATGGTCATGGGTTTGGAAAGCTGTGCTTATTATCATTGGGGGAACCTTACTGCTAAGGCTTGCTGGTAGAAAATCAATATCCCAAATGACATTGGCGCAAACGGTTATTATGATTGGCATAGGTTCTTTATTGATTCAGCCATTAGCTGGCAAAAATATATGGACAACACTTGGTGTAGGTACCGTTCTTGTATTGACATTAATTGTCATGGAGTTCGCACAAATTAAATCTGATTCCTTTGAAGGGATTATAACAGGGAAATCAAAAGTCCTCATTCACAATGGTGTCATTCAATATGACCAACTAAAAAAATTACGTCTAACAACAGATCAGCTAGAAATGAATTTACGACAGAAAAATATATCGCGAATAGAAGATGTGGAATGGGCAACGTTAGAAGCAAACGGACAAATTGGGTATGCGCTAAAGCCGGAAGCACAACCAGCCACAAAAGGAGATATACAACAACTTTATACAGAGATAAAAAACGTCCAACATCATTTGTTAGCGCAAAGCAGAACGCTGGGGAGTGGGGCTGGTGAAAAGTTTCAATCCCCTTCCAATTTATTTCAAGAAGTAGCGGATAAAGGGCATGACAGTAATACAACTCCTCCTCATCAATTTGATTAA